A region of Streptomyces paludis DNA encodes the following proteins:
- a CDS encoding phospholipase D-like domain-containing protein — protein MNTVTTVYVPCDVVRVHVRMDYGDTLSPIEELVLRAIHAGLDDVPQLVEHLHLGSRLIRDLVYDLWRQGHLTANTVERTVAVSRLVAECLRDEDLKRLRGAESAQETRDLMIEKLAMRVLPASGWSKPPNSRFTMPLEGIRVSLAEAPEAHILQALRESLRRDEQRHQALADGTRTSAVGPRAKQVHSYRIPPPGLRTSTGQRWIDLIVTSHWDDDHERLTVTVVDERMPAELREGASQRLTQLAVEYPRASVFVELRRQAQTILAEPPSAPKALDRLARRVAQAPGIPAGQRRAWHHELADDARQLDGLLRARVEREIEVRIVDGADQARTLNALITDAQQQLVVVSPWIRYRALGSHLDALTAAVQRGVTLVLVWGPGSDSEYEDTFDEQTRNALEDLARGSGGRILRRVVLPRTSSRTHAKLVVADHRTAFVTSRNPLSSDGSRGELGVELTARDGTGETVVRELLDWVRTAVPSYEHSQTVRTRPVSGTPSPTTAEVNEPPSPAIGPPEEDSASDTAVRLWAGDWQDHVSRCRDFLGKRVLPSVRPVTDSAHRTLLRTALTQSRHQLVIASGGLSDEAVDQAFLTDLRACLERGVRVTLVHPGPPDAGQAKNRWQIARATLAALREEFPDLLTLNGDGANHAKAIVWDDEAVVGSFNYLSFEGRYGRRRLSSELSVRLTGQEVADAVAEALGATLVARPEPEAEPLLVLPGPGFRSARLLLEQRRDDGSPDAEGVRRVLADAADPWEVLDGLGEDGPTDLLRIAAARCLTTPGTATGPGTDTARRSHWTEWLVRDRWQDHDFVQAAILRHTLPDPDLRPRPGLALLAAARGTPRLTDAIENLVLSDMTPAEVQPTLLAAVGAVLLQGSQSAADALSAFLADTVEGVWLELAERTGRYWTDSYVPVPMDLVRSDLRSTGKDRARAQAWEVLERLLDHARASAFDNTVSNRTHRALFDREAGEFAVLADIVAERAPGRLTAWRSAPAVQDLTRLIERVGAEVSPGHPPMHGDHLKRYLKRLEPVLDQAATVAPLSDSAGHEEGEGQLAAARELGDWLAARWRALSEATAALTGPEGRLADAFLADLEELARWRAT, from the coding sequence TTGAACACCGTCACCACCGTCTACGTGCCCTGCGACGTGGTCCGCGTCCACGTCCGCATGGACTACGGCGACACCCTGTCGCCCATCGAGGAACTTGTCCTGCGCGCGATCCACGCCGGTCTCGACGACGTACCGCAGCTGGTCGAACACCTCCACCTCGGCAGCCGTCTCATCCGTGACCTCGTCTATGACCTATGGCGGCAGGGCCACCTCACCGCGAACACCGTCGAGAGGACCGTCGCCGTGTCCCGGCTCGTCGCGGAGTGCCTGCGGGACGAGGATCTCAAGCGGCTGCGCGGCGCCGAGAGCGCACAGGAGACCCGCGACCTGATGATCGAGAAGCTGGCGATGCGGGTGCTGCCGGCCTCCGGCTGGTCCAAGCCGCCCAACTCCCGTTTCACCATGCCGCTCGAAGGGATCCGCGTCAGCCTCGCCGAGGCACCCGAGGCCCACATCCTCCAGGCGCTGCGCGAGTCACTGCGCAGAGACGAACAACGCCACCAGGCCCTGGCCGACGGCACCCGCACATCGGCCGTCGGACCCCGCGCCAAGCAGGTCCACTCGTACCGGATACCGCCACCCGGACTGCGTACTTCCACCGGACAGCGGTGGATCGACCTCATAGTGACCTCCCACTGGGACGACGACCACGAACGGCTCACCGTCACCGTCGTCGACGAGCGCATGCCCGCGGAACTACGCGAAGGCGCCTCGCAGCGCCTCACCCAGCTCGCCGTCGAGTACCCGCGTGCCTCCGTCTTCGTGGAATTGCGACGGCAGGCTCAGACCATCCTCGCCGAGCCCCCTTCGGCACCGAAGGCCCTTGACCGGCTGGCCCGCCGCGTTGCCCAGGCACCCGGCATCCCCGCCGGGCAGCGCCGCGCCTGGCACCATGAACTCGCCGACGATGCACGACAGTTGGACGGACTGCTGCGGGCCCGCGTCGAGCGGGAGATCGAGGTGCGGATCGTCGACGGTGCGGACCAGGCTCGCACCCTGAACGCACTCATCACGGATGCACAGCAACAGCTCGTCGTCGTCAGTCCCTGGATCCGCTATCGCGCTCTCGGCAGTCATCTCGACGCCCTCACCGCAGCCGTCCAGCGCGGCGTGACCCTCGTCCTCGTCTGGGGGCCGGGCTCCGACAGCGAGTACGAGGACACCTTCGACGAGCAGACCCGCAATGCCCTGGAGGACCTCGCCCGAGGCTCCGGCGGCCGGATCCTGCGCCGTGTCGTCCTGCCCCGCACCAGCAGTCGCACCCACGCCAAACTCGTGGTCGCTGACCACCGCACCGCCTTCGTCACCAGTCGCAACCCCTTGTCCTCCGACGGCTCCCGGGGTGAACTCGGCGTCGAACTCACCGCCCGCGACGGCACAGGCGAGACCGTCGTGCGCGAACTCCTCGACTGGGTACGCACCGCCGTCCCTTCCTACGAGCACAGCCAGACCGTCCGCACCCGCCCCGTCTCCGGTACCCCGTCGCCCACCACGGCCGAAGTGAACGAACCGCCGTCCCCGGCGATCGGGCCACCGGAGGAGGACTCCGCCTCCGATACGGCCGTACGGCTGTGGGCAGGCGACTGGCAGGACCACGTCTCCCGCTGCCGGGACTTCCTCGGCAAACGCGTCCTGCCCTCGGTACGCCCGGTCACCGACAGCGCCCACCGCACTCTGCTGCGCACCGCCCTCACGCAGTCCCGGCATCAGCTCGTCATTGCCTCCGGAGGACTGTCCGACGAGGCCGTCGACCAGGCGTTCCTGACCGACCTGCGCGCCTGCCTGGAACGGGGCGTACGGGTGACGCTCGTCCACCCCGGACCGCCGGACGCCGGCCAGGCCAAGAACCGCTGGCAGATCGCCCGCGCCACACTCGCCGCACTGCGCGAGGAATTCCCGGACCTGCTCACCCTGAACGGTGACGGCGCCAACCACGCCAAGGCCATCGTCTGGGACGACGAAGCCGTCGTCGGAAGCTTCAACTACCTCTCGTTCGAGGGCCGTTACGGGCGCCGACGTTTGTCGTCCGAGCTGAGCGTGCGACTGACCGGCCAGGAGGTGGCCGATGCCGTCGCCGAGGCCCTGGGCGCCACACTCGTGGCCCGGCCGGAACCGGAGGCCGAACCGCTGCTCGTCCTGCCCGGACCGGGCTTCCGCAGTGCCAGGCTGCTGCTGGAGCAGCGCCGCGACGACGGCTCGCCCGACGCCGAGGGCGTCCGGCGGGTCCTCGCCGACGCCGCCGACCCGTGGGAGGTCCTGGACGGCCTCGGCGAGGACGGCCCCACCGACCTGCTGCGGATCGCCGCCGCCCGCTGCCTCACCACACCCGGCACCGCCACCGGCCCGGGCACCGACACCGCCCGGCGGTCCCACTGGACCGAATGGCTGGTACGGGACCGCTGGCAGGACCACGATTTCGTCCAGGCCGCCATCCTGCGCCACACCCTGCCCGACCCGGACCTGCGGCCACGCCCGGGCCTGGCCCTCCTCGCCGCCGCCCGGGGCACCCCACGGCTCACGGACGCGATCGAGAACCTCGTACTGTCCGACATGACTCCCGCGGAGGTCCAGCCGACCCTGCTCGCCGCAGTCGGCGCGGTGCTGCTCCAGGGCAGTCAGAGTGCCGCCGACGCTTTGAGCGCGTTCCTCGCCGACACCGTGGAGGGCGTCTGGCTCGAACTGGCGGAGCGCACCGGCCGGTACTGGACCGACAGCTACGTACCCGTACCGATGGACCTGGTCCGCAGCGACCTGCGCAGCACCGGCAAGGACCGGGCGCGCGCACAGGCGTGGGAGGTGTTGGAGCGACTCCTCGACCACGCCCGCGCCTCCGCTTTCGACAACACCGTCAGCAACCGCACCCACCGCGCCCTTTTCGACCGGGAAGCGGGAGAGTTCGCCGTGCTGGCCGACATCGTCGCTGAGCGTGCCCCGGGCCGGCTCACAGCCTGGCGGTCCGCACCGGCCGTGCAGGACCTGACCCGGCTCATCGAACGGGTCGGCGCCGAGGTCTCCCCGGGACACCCGCCGATGCACGGCGATCATCTCAAGCGATATCTGAAGCGCCTGGAACCGGTCCTCGACCAGGCGGCGACCGTCGCGCCCCTGTCGGACTCCGCCGGACACGAGGAAGGGGAAGGGCAGTTGGCGGCTGCGCGAGAACTCGGCGACTGGCTGGCCGCCCGATGGCGCGCCTTGTCGGAGGCGACGGCCGCGCTGACCGGACCCGAGGGACGGCTGGCGGACGCCTTCCTCGCGGACCTGGAAGAACTGGCCCGCTGGAGGGCGACATGA
- a CDS encoding sensor histidine kinase gives MTEPLLSVLAEWPGRWRHPGLADALSGGRSGTLDQAAAHVLAGLADPLTTTESVERLLRQGHFELVDEFLAECAADGPTLQDTDPVDAAWIRDVLAAARLDALAKAERDLALLGERAIRAGLDPASPPDGFFDAVNLRTSRASELLDGERETRILPAERSVRERLERRLAELPEDRVDRKAVEDCLSAGEFPAARLLLESTHSEQENGGPAAVPRPPLWDPALGSRLDEILPHYLEGAFADHRLRRFTDVGETGREAVLALNDLVARPEPATAGAFARALGHLLGEDVRFPVVEEAGGFRTAFVGLNDARLPRTSLHRDTGAVLWIADEHTPPPDDLLRPLVWFRTTGTQREPTGRPDGVAVLTATDLLRLFAQPAPGTPAGPATRRVNLLRVLVPQLGIEGISDPDTGVALGRGVPPREGLAWLLDLLAVSAEAVVMDTLHYETGAHPVILPRFLGDLLSRLPSSRTLTLGALAAVRNPRTRDDLRAVLTGPLRLNEGAVLGMAYALHQHVPFRAADLAADMTFFDVPVEFDTETVRLLDVEAALSQLTSHGLLTAQGDTWVTLRSGLGRLLAEEAEKLAGSSLRALLERVEQADAHARVALTDQAITAIGHRNDNRVASILDDLSRLEGSLPPEARGVLDRLRDRASQFRGEHYQDAVAGFLRPAERADLVQAVQEVTTAVQHEYGVQIDVWTSAPEPLHVHAVKVYVKIAVENLLMNAAQALGTVDDDEERRIVVRLRTADRGPEGGEPAPWCNVEVEDSGPGLTEEERAALRVGRTFSRNGSGGSGLALARKLVQECRGTIEILERSPLGGAHLKVWLPRV, from the coding sequence ATGACCGAGCCACTGCTGTCAGTCCTCGCGGAGTGGCCTGGACGCTGGCGCCACCCCGGTCTCGCCGATGCTCTCTCCGGCGGACGGAGCGGCACCCTCGACCAGGCCGCCGCGCACGTGCTGGCGGGTCTCGCCGACCCGCTGACCACGACCGAGAGTGTCGAAAGGCTCCTGAGGCAGGGGCACTTCGAGCTGGTGGACGAGTTCCTCGCCGAGTGCGCGGCCGACGGGCCGACGCTTCAGGACACCGACCCGGTGGACGCCGCCTGGATCAGGGACGTGCTGGCCGCGGCCCGGCTCGACGCCCTCGCCAAGGCCGAACGCGACCTCGCTCTCCTCGGCGAGCGGGCGATCCGCGCCGGACTCGACCCGGCCTCCCCGCCCGACGGCTTCTTTGACGCGGTGAACCTGCGCACCTCCAGGGCGAGCGAACTGCTCGACGGGGAACGGGAGACGAGGATCCTCCCGGCGGAGCGGAGTGTGCGTGAGCGGCTCGAACGGCGGCTGGCCGAACTTCCCGAAGACCGGGTCGACCGCAAGGCCGTGGAGGACTGCCTGAGCGCGGGCGAGTTCCCCGCGGCCCGGCTTCTGCTGGAGTCCACGCACTCCGAGCAGGAGAACGGCGGCCCGGCAGCGGTGCCGCGCCCGCCCCTGTGGGATCCCGCGCTCGGCAGTCGGCTGGACGAAATCCTTCCGCATTACCTGGAGGGAGCGTTTGCGGACCACCGGTTGCGACGCTTCACCGACGTCGGTGAAACGGGTCGCGAAGCCGTCCTGGCGCTGAACGACCTCGTCGCCCGACCAGAGCCGGCGACCGCCGGGGCGTTCGCGCGCGCCCTCGGCCACCTGCTCGGTGAGGATGTACGGTTCCCCGTCGTCGAAGAGGCCGGAGGGTTCCGTACGGCGTTCGTCGGGTTGAACGACGCCCGGCTGCCCCGCACCTCCCTCCACCGGGACACCGGCGCCGTCCTGTGGATCGCCGACGAACACACCCCGCCCCCGGACGACCTGCTCCGGCCCCTCGTCTGGTTCCGCACCACCGGTACGCAGCGCGAGCCCACCGGACGCCCCGACGGCGTCGCCGTCCTCACCGCGACGGACCTGCTGCGCCTGTTCGCCCAGCCCGCGCCTGGCACGCCCGCGGGCCCGGCCACCCGCCGCGTGAACTTGCTGCGGGTGCTCGTCCCCCAGCTCGGCATCGAGGGGATCTCCGATCCCGACACGGGCGTCGCGCTCGGCCGGGGCGTGCCCCCGCGCGAGGGACTCGCCTGGCTGTTGGACCTGCTCGCCGTGTCGGCGGAGGCCGTAGTCATGGACACCCTGCACTACGAGACCGGAGCCCACCCGGTGATCCTGCCCCGGTTCCTGGGCGACCTGCTCTCCAGGCTGCCATCCTCGCGCACCCTGACCCTCGGTGCGCTGGCCGCCGTCCGCAACCCTCGCACTCGCGACGACCTGCGCGCCGTGCTGACTGGGCCGCTGCGTCTGAACGAGGGTGCCGTCCTCGGTATGGCGTACGCGCTGCACCAGCACGTACCGTTCCGGGCCGCCGACCTGGCGGCGGACATGACGTTCTTCGACGTGCCCGTGGAGTTCGACACGGAGACGGTGCGCCTGCTCGATGTGGAGGCCGCCCTCTCGCAACTCACCTCACACGGACTGCTCACCGCCCAAGGTGACACCTGGGTGACGCTCCGCTCGGGTCTGGGACGGCTGCTCGCCGAGGAGGCCGAGAAACTGGCGGGAAGTTCCCTGCGGGCGTTGCTGGAGCGTGTGGAACAGGCCGACGCGCACGCCCGGGTCGCGCTCACCGACCAGGCGATAACAGCGATCGGACACCGCAACGACAACCGGGTGGCCAGCATCCTGGACGATCTCTCCCGGCTGGAGGGTTCTCTGCCGCCCGAGGCCCGTGGCGTCCTGGACCGGCTCCGGGACCGGGCGAGCCAGTTCCGGGGTGAGCACTACCAGGACGCGGTGGCCGGTTTCCTGCGGCCGGCAGAACGCGCGGACCTGGTGCAGGCGGTTCAGGAGGTGACGACGGCCGTCCAGCACGAGTACGGCGTGCAGATCGACGTGTGGACGTCGGCGCCGGAACCTCTGCACGTCCACGCGGTGAAGGTGTATGTCAAGATCGCGGTGGAGAACTTGCTGATGAATGCGGCGCAGGCGCTGGGCACGGTGGACGACGACGAGGAGCGGCGGATCGTCGTGCGGCTGAGGACTGCCGACCGGGGACCCGAGGGCGGGGAGCCCGCCCCGTGGTGCAACGTCGAAGTGGAGGACAGCGGGCCCGGCCTGACCGAGGAGGAGCGTGCGGCGCTGCGCGTGGGCCGCACCTTTTCCCGCAACGGCAGTGGGGGATCGGGGCTGGCACTGGCGCGCAAGCTGGTGCAGGAATGCCGGGGCACCATCGAGATCCTGGAACGTTCACCCCTGGGTGGCGCCCATCTCAAGGTGTGGCTGCCGCGCGTCTGA
- a CDS encoding S1 RNA-binding domain-containing protein, which translates to MHEVRLTRDEQPIEGNVMVVAPFGKKALPDGTTFDFDWLYTDVISPTVIEAGMTPVRGDSVYGPASVLNVVWRAIQQAELVVVDFSCRAPNVAMEYMAAKLIGKRMIYLAQSPDDIPSDVRGLRYIPYSALYADMSHMCGELRLQLEAVRQEPVQEMALIPMATKGTVPARARVVSVSREFAVVRADDGTHGVLGQEDVDWSRIVADMTRLYAVGDVLDGAFELQPTGGAKYTLIAGRPNPWQALAASHPAGHRFTADVHSVRDAGVFVRVTGDINGLVPRSTLPEGVEVRPRSEADVSVVDVDVRRRRVTLKLHERLPAPTPIRQNAYPSVLRAGDRLEGRVHKALPEDEGGYILLKVEGRSRPVLLHCSAMSEELRHDLNAGEVERDEIIDVEVVSVDSSRDKVLVRDLPEEVEDVGTAA; encoded by the coding sequence ATGCACGAGGTACGACTCACCCGTGACGAGCAGCCCATCGAAGGCAACGTGATGGTCGTCGCCCCCTTCGGCAAGAAGGCTCTGCCGGACGGCACCACCTTCGACTTCGACTGGCTGTACACCGACGTCATCAGCCCCACCGTGATCGAGGCCGGGATGACCCCGGTCCGAGGCGACTCGGTGTACGGCCCGGCATCCGTGCTGAACGTCGTCTGGCGGGCCATCCAGCAGGCGGAACTGGTCGTCGTCGACTTCTCCTGCCGCGCCCCGAACGTGGCTATGGAGTACATGGCGGCCAAGCTCATCGGCAAGCGCATGATCTACCTCGCCCAGTCCCCGGACGACATCCCGAGCGACGTCCGCGGACTGCGCTACATCCCGTACAGCGCCCTGTACGCCGACATGTCCCACATGTGCGGTGAACTGCGGTTGCAGTTGGAGGCGGTACGGCAGGAGCCCGTGCAGGAGATGGCCCTCATCCCCATGGCGACCAAGGGCACCGTCCCGGCCCGTGCGCGGGTGGTCTCCGTCAGCCGTGAGTTCGCGGTGGTCCGGGCCGACGACGGCACCCACGGCGTCCTCGGCCAGGAGGACGTCGACTGGTCGCGGATCGTCGCCGACATGACCCGCCTGTACGCGGTCGGTGACGTCCTCGACGGCGCCTTCGAGCTCCAGCCCACCGGCGGTGCCAAGTACACGCTCATCGCGGGTCGTCCCAACCCGTGGCAGGCCCTCGCCGCGAGCCACCCCGCCGGGCACCGCTTCACGGCCGACGTGCACAGCGTGCGCGACGCCGGTGTCTTCGTCCGCGTCACAGGCGACATCAATGGCCTGGTGCCCCGCAGCACCCTCCCCGAGGGAGTCGAGGTCCGCCCGAGGAGCGAGGCGGACGTCAGTGTCGTCGACGTCGACGTGCGGCGGCGGCGCGTCACCCTGAAGCTGCACGAGCGGCTCCCGGCGCCCACCCCGATCCGGCAGAACGCCTACCCGTCCGTGCTCCGGGCCGGGGACCGTCTTGAGGGCCGGGTGCACAAGGCGCTGCCCGAGGACGAGGGCGGCTACATCCTGCTCAAGGTCGAGGGCCGCAGCCGGCCCGTGCTACTGCACTGCTCGGCGATGAGCGAGGAACTCCGCCACGACCTCAACGCGGGCGAGGTCGAGCGGGACGAGATCATCGACGTGGAGGTCGTCTCGGTCGACTCGTCCCGGGACAAGGTCCTGGTGCGGGACCTGCCGGAGGAGGTAGAGGACGTCGGGACCGCGGCCTGA
- a CDS encoding IS481 family transposase translates to MSHPHARLTVHGRRLLIDRVRAGRPVAHVAEEMGISRATAHKWVRRWRDEGDAGLYDRSSRPRTTPHRTPADVEAQICQLRRERKLGPARIGPILGMPASTVHRVLTRHQMNRLRWMDRPTGQIIRRYERSRPGELVHVDIKKLGNIPDGGGHRIMPRQQANGNRQATTDARRGGSPVIGYSFVHTAIDDHSRLAYSEVLANERKETAAAFWERANTFFAEHGITVERVLTDNGSCYRSRLFAQTLSAANIIHKRTRPYRPQTNGKVERLNRTLLDEWAYVRPYSSNTERTEALADFLHTYNYHRCHTALGGQPPISRVNNPAGQYT, encoded by the coding sequence GTGTCTCATCCCCATGCCCGGCTGACCGTCCACGGCAGACGGCTCCTGATCGACCGGGTTCGGGCCGGCCGACCCGTCGCCCACGTCGCCGAAGAGATGGGCATCTCCCGCGCCACCGCCCACAAGTGGGTACGGCGCTGGCGCGACGAAGGCGACGCCGGACTCTACGACCGCTCCAGCCGACCCCGGACGACGCCGCACCGAACCCCTGCCGACGTCGAAGCCCAAATCTGCCAGCTGCGGCGCGAACGGAAACTCGGCCCCGCCAGGATCGGTCCCATCCTGGGCATGCCTGCCTCCACCGTCCACCGCGTCCTGACCCGGCACCAAATGAACCGCCTGCGCTGGATGGACCGGCCCACCGGGCAGATCATCCGCCGTTACGAACGCTCACGCCCTGGCGAGCTGGTCCACGTCGACATCAAGAAACTCGGCAACATACCCGACGGCGGAGGGCATCGGATCATGCCCCGGCAGCAGGCAAACGGCAACCGGCAGGCCACCACCGACGCGCGCAGGGGCGGCAGCCCAGTGATCGGCTACAGCTTCGTGCATACAGCCATCGACGATCACTCCCGACTTGCGTACAGCGAGGTTCTGGCCAACGAACGCAAGGAGACCGCCGCCGCTTTCTGGGAGCGCGCCAACACCTTCTTCGCCGAGCACGGCATCACCGTCGAGCGCGTCCTCACGGACAACGGCTCCTGCTACAGATCCCGCCTGTTCGCCCAGACCCTCAGCGCCGCCAACATCATCCATAAACGCACGCGTCCCTATCGCCCGCAGACGAACGGCAAGGTCGAGCGCCTGAATCGCACCCTGCTTGACGAGTGGGCGTACGTGCGTCCTTACTCCAGCAACACCGAGCGCACCGAGGCCCTTGCGGACTTCCTCCACACCTACAACTACCACCGGTGCCACACTGCACTCGGTGGTCAACCGCCAATCAGTCGCGTCAACAACCCTGCGGGTCAATACACCTAG
- a CDS encoding MBL fold metallo-hydrolase has translation MKLTKNTHSSVRLEKGGRALVMDPGLFGKPEEAAGANALLVTHEHPDHFNADLVRSLMESNPALELWSQATVTEALSAAFPGRVHTVGNGDAFIAAGFDVKVYGEYHGAIHRDLPKSQNVGFLIDDAIFHPGDALTVPDRAVETLLFPIVAPWSKSEEVVDYIREVNPTRTIDVHNGLLGPAGDMIFGKVIETLTKPETAHLAIGEDINA, from the coding sequence ATGAAGCTGACCAAGAACACCCACTCCTCCGTCCGCCTGGAGAAGGGCGGCCGCGCCCTGGTGATGGACCCGGGTCTGTTCGGCAAGCCGGAGGAGGCGGCCGGCGCCAATGCCCTGCTGGTCACGCACGAACACCCCGACCACTTCAATGCCGACCTGGTGCGCTCCCTCATGGAGTCCAACCCCGCCCTCGAACTGTGGAGCCAGGCCACGGTCACCGAGGCCCTCTCGGCGGCGTTCCCCGGCCGCGTCCACACAGTCGGCAACGGCGACGCCTTCATCGCAGCTGGCTTCGACGTCAAGGTGTACGGCGAGTACCACGGCGCCATCCACCGCGACCTGCCCAAGAGCCAGAACGTCGGCTTCCTCATCGACGACGCGATCTTCCACCCCGGCGATGCACTCACCGTGCCTGACCGCGCCGTCGAGACACTGCTGTTCCCGATTGTCGCCCCGTGGAGCAAGTCCGAGGAGGTCGTGGACTACATCCGCGAGGTCAACCCGACCCGCACCATCGACGTCCACAACGGCCTCCTGGGCCCCGCCGGAGACATGATTTTCGGAAAGGTCATTGAGACCCTGACCAAGCCCGAGACCGCCCACCTTGCGATCGGCGAGGACATCAACGCCTGA
- a CDS encoding winged helix-turn-helix transcriptional regulator: MSDPMNTPGELPVTFRRDCATRTVLDHVTSRWGVLILLGLYRSTLRWGELRTAVDGISEKMLNQNLRTFQDDGFVTRTSHPEVPPRVEYSLTPLGRDLVEHLLPLTGWIAANADSIVGSPSPTVNNARG, translated from the coding sequence ATGAGCGATCCTATGAACACTCCGGGCGAGCTTCCCGTCACCTTCCGGCGCGACTGTGCAACGCGGACCGTCCTCGATCACGTCACCAGCCGATGGGGGGTACTGATTCTGCTTGGGCTGTACCGCTCGACCCTGCGCTGGGGCGAACTGCGCACCGCCGTGGACGGCATCAGCGAGAAGATGCTCAACCAGAACCTGCGCACCTTCCAGGACGATGGCTTCGTCACCCGCACCTCGCATCCCGAGGTACCGCCGCGCGTCGAATACTCCCTCACTCCACTCGGGCGCGACCTCGTCGAGCACCTGCTGCCGCTCACCGGCTGGATCGCCGCCAACGCGGACTCCATCGTCGGCAGCCCGTCACCGACCGTCAACAACGCTCGTGGTTAA
- a CDS encoding LysR family transcriptional regulator, which produces MIQARRLHILRAVADHRTMTAAAAALYLTPSAVSQQLTALEQETGHRLVERGAKGIRLTQAGEILLTHTHAVLAQLDRAEAELAAYSSGSAGTVTVASFATGIAQVVAPAIVRLASSAPGIRVRVQDAEGDASLPMVLDRQVDVAVAVEYRGAPVDDPRLTRVSLYAEPFDAVVPVAHRLTGAGAVPLAELAKDPWVGPYPGNPCHDVVVLACENAGFQPRFEHSSDDFRAAVALAAANAGVALVPRSALHGIDLTGVVVRPVDGTAPTRRVFAAVRRGAENHPLFRPVLDALSRAAPRDLMAE; this is translated from the coding sequence GTGATCCAGGCGCGAAGACTGCATATCCTCCGCGCGGTGGCCGACCACCGCACGATGACGGCGGCCGCCGCCGCGCTGTACCTCACCCCCTCGGCGGTCTCGCAGCAGCTGACAGCGCTGGAACAGGAGACGGGGCACCGGCTGGTCGAGCGCGGTGCCAAGGGCATACGGCTCACCCAGGCCGGGGAGATCCTGCTCACCCACACCCACGCGGTCCTGGCCCAGCTCGACCGGGCCGAGGCGGAGCTGGCCGCCTACAGCTCCGGCTCGGCCGGCACGGTCACGGTCGCCTCCTTCGCGACCGGCATCGCCCAGGTCGTGGCGCCGGCGATCGTGCGCCTCGCCTCGTCCGCCCCCGGCATACGCGTCCGGGTCCAGGACGCCGAGGGCGACGCCAGTCTGCCCATGGTGCTGGACCGGCAGGTCGACGTCGCCGTCGCCGTCGAGTACCGCGGCGCCCCGGTGGACGACCCGCGTCTGACCCGCGTCTCGCTGTACGCCGAGCCGTTCGACGCCGTCGTCCCCGTCGCCCACCGTCTGACCGGCGCCGGCGCGGTCCCGCTCGCCGAACTGGCCAAGGACCCCTGGGTCGGCCCGTACCCCGGCAACCCCTGCCACGACGTGGTCGTTCTGGCCTGCGAGAACGCCGGATTCCAGCCCCGCTTCGAACACTCCTCCGACGACTTCCGCGCCGCCGTAGCCCTCGCCGCGGCCAACGCGGGCGTCGCCCTCGTCCCCCGCTCCGCCCTGCACGGCATCGACCTCACGGGCGTGGTAGTCCGCCCGGTCGACGGCACCGCCCCGACCCGCCGCGTCTTCGCCGCCGTACGCCGCGGCGCGGAGAACCACCCGCTCTTCCGTCCGGTCCTGGACGCCTTGAGCCGGGCGGCCCCCCGGGATCTGATGGCGGAGTAG